A region from the Pseudomonas sp. P8_229 genome encodes:
- a CDS encoding MbtH family protein gives MTSVFDREDILFQVVVNHEEQYSIWPDYKAVPQGWRTVGKSGLKKECLAYIEEVWTDMRPLSLRQKMEGQAAAQ, from the coding sequence ATGACGTCAGTATTCGACCGCGAGGACATCCTCTTTCAGGTCGTGGTCAACCACGAAGAGCAATATTCGATCTGGCCGGATTACAAAGCCGTGCCGCAAGGCTGGCGCACCGTGGGCAAGAGCGGCCTGAAAAAGGAATGTCTGGCCTACATCGAGGAAGTCTGGACCGACATGCGTCCGCTGAGCCTGCGCCAGAAGATGGAAGGGCAGGCGGCTGCTCAGTAA